A stretch of the Manis pentadactyla isolate mManPen7 chromosome 16, mManPen7.hap1, whole genome shotgun sequence genome encodes the following:
- the LOC130681242 gene encoding E3 ubiquitin-protein ligase Arkadia-like encodes MTLGEKPEAMFRLKAEHEKRTQKQELLEPLQETEDENSGASQETIERCTYPHKYKKRDQPRQQAGEAPTQEATEEQCTICLCTLEEGEDVRRLPCMHIFHRVCIDQWLATTTRCPLCRGDIEDQLPHEN; translated from the exons ATGACACTTGGGGAGAAACCTGAAGCTATGTTTAGGCTTAAGGCAGAACATGAGAAGAGGAcacagaagcaagag TTACTGGAACCTTTACAAGAAACAGAAGATGAAAACAGCGGAGCATCTCAGGAGACGATCGAGAGatgcacatacccacataaatacaaaaaa AGGGACCAGCCCCGCCAACAAGCCGGCGAAGCACCGACTCAGGAAGCCACCGAGGAGCAGTGCACTATCTGCCTCTGCACTTTGGAGGAAGGGGAAGATGTGAG ACGTCTTCCTTGCATGCACATTTTTCATCGAGTGTGCATCGACCAGTGGCTGGCTACGACTACGAGATGCCCCTTATGCAGAGGGGACATCGAAGACCAGCTGCCACATGAAAATTAA